Genomic window (Eubalaena glacialis isolate mEubGla1 chromosome 6, mEubGla1.1.hap2.+ XY, whole genome shotgun sequence):
TCCTCTTCCCCACGATTCTCATGATGGCAGCAACATCTGCCCTCGGGGGTAATCTACGAAGGAGAATTGGAGTTGAGGACTATCCATTGGAGCAGGAGCCAACTGGAAGAGGAGTCTCTGTGCTGGGGTGAGAGAAGTTGACTTTCCCTCCATCAGGAGCTCTGAATGAAGAAATGATGCTCCCAAGTGGCTTCAAAATGGTATCACAGTGTGTCTCAAGAGGCTAAGATGGAAGACTTGAATGGaccttattttttcaaaatacaattttaaggGAAGAACTACCCATAAGAAGCACTGTTCTGTTGAAATAGTCCCGTGAGGCACACAGGAGGTAATAGAGATATCTGGGTGATCTTTCCAAGGCTATTGGGGGTGTCCTTCTCTTTGGAAGGATGGTGCCATGGTCAAGTCTGGTATACAACCTATTCAGATGTATCTCTTGAACAGCAACTACTTTTATAATCACAACCTGGGTTTGATCATATCAGGAACTGCTCATCTTTTGGGGAACTAGCTCTGGACAATAGCAacacaaaaaaaatctttttataagAATATAATTCCTCCTAACTTCTCTTTTGAAATcttgtatttttccttcttaatCTGTTATGTGCCACCAAATACATCAAATACAATGTAGAAAAGTCTTTGACTTTCTGGATAAGAAGAATTAGGTGTTTTGATTTATATGATTGCTCTAACTGCATTACCCATGTGGGAAATTGTTGGCTAAATCAGCATGATTGAATCATGTTCCAAGGGTTTCCTCACTGCACTTCTGTTTGATCTATAGAGTGAATTTGCTTAGGAATCCATcgaaaatgaaatagagacatcCTTCACCAAAACAGACCAGGATTAGCTTTTGCACTGGGAGATTTGGCCTTAGAGTTCATAAATTACCTGTTGACTATGCATATAACTATGATATCCATCAGGAGAAGAAGTATTAGCTATGCTGATTTGATATGACTCAACCATCTTGGCAAATGTATTACAAACTGGGAAATTGAATTTCTAACTAAAGCTGTCTCTACACAACagtacaattatttaaaaaatgaaaaatgtagttAGCTGATTAGGATCtaactatgccaaacaactagccaAGCTGATTTTTGATTTACTAAATTGACCAGTAGCTTGAGCAAATGGGCTGAGTTAACCAGGTGATAAGGCATTAAATAGATCTAGTCTATTCACACcaacacatacatgtatataatcaGAGTTAGATTATCCataatctattttcttttcagcTCTAGTAGCAATAAATTTTGATGCTCACAGGTAAAAAGATGAATTGTTAGaacagtaaatattcaataaatatttgtcaaaagatagtaaataaacataaatacGCACACTGATATTTCTGTGACTGTTAGAACAGTGGCTTTTATCCCAATATCTCACAGGCCATAAAACTaagttgaaaagaatgaaaagtggcAACATGCAACCATGCCCCCTTGTATAGAGGCTTACACTTGTTCTAGTTGATGACCAGATCTAGCACTCAGATCTTAATTTCTAAACACCATTCTACAATAAAAGAAATCacggcttcttggagaaatggctgattccaggacagggaaagaaaagaagatgaaCCTGGACCATCTTATGGCGCCAAAGAGTAAGAAATGCTCAAAAAATGATGGAGATATGTCAAAATGACACAGAATCCAagtggccaaatctgggacaatttcagcaataaaataaataaagatagtaATAGATAATTGCCCATAGAgtaaaataaaaggcattaatctatacagatataaataaacaattgagaataaacaaataaatgagaatgAAGGGAAAGCTCTTTCTTGCAGTAGAATTctaactaataaatgtagaaagaatgatGACAGTAGAGAATTTGACAAATACCACAGTAATAATTGTTTCTGGCAAGAGTTATCAATGGGTGCTAAAATTAATAGGCACGAGTATGAGAAACAGGATGTTTACATGGTCTCAGAGTATCTCCCCCTAAAATACCTACTAGTTACGGAGGGAGAAATAGTAACTTCCCAAAGGAGAAACTTGTCAGACACCACCTGAACCAAGTTTTCAAAGTTAATATCCCCAGTTATGGAACAAATCAATCTCAAGTGCCTCCTGATACGTTGCACAAGAAGGACACAATACCACTTCTGTGATGTTCTTGTCAAAAACGCATAACCTGATGGCGCTGCGAGTGGCGCGCAGCGTGCGGGCCGCGATCTGCAGCCTGCGCGCCATCTCTGCGCCCAACGCGCCCTGCCCGCCGCGGCCCTGGGGACTGCGGGCGGGCGCCGTCCGGGCGCTGCACACCGGCCCCGCTTTGCTGTCGGGTCTTTCTTCCAAGAATCCTTGAGTATTTTGGCCAGCCGTGTATTTGAAGAGAAGCAGCTCATAAAGCCAAGGGCTAACCTGTCCAGTGAATGTCGAGCAGAGGCTGCCTTTCTACCAGTTAATGTCTTAGCTCTGAGGTCGTAAATTCACAGACAAACATGAATGGGTAACAACAGAAAACGGTGTTGGAACAGTGGGAATCAGCAATTTTGCACAGGAAGCTTTGGGAGATGTTGTTTACTGTAGTCTGCCTGAAGTTGGGACAAAATTGAACAAACAAGAGGAATTTGGTGCTTTGGAAAGTGTGAAAGCTGCTAGTGAACTCTATTCTCCTCTATCAGGAGAAGTAACTGAAATTAATGAAGCTCTAGCAGAAAATCCAGGACTTGTCAACAAATCTTGTTATGAAGATGGTTGGCTGATCAAGATGACACTCAGTAACCCTTCAGAACTAGATGAACTAATGAGTGAAGAAGCAtatgagaaatacataaaatctatTGAGGAGTGAAAATGGAACCCCTAAATAAACTAGTttgaaacaacttaaaaaaaaacaaaaacaaaaacaaaaacaaaaaacgcataACCTGAATTCAATCATCATGAAACCTGGACAAATCCTATTAAGGAACATTCCACAGAGTAGCTGGCCAGTACTCTCCACGAAAGGTCAACGTCATGAATGACAAAGACTAAGGAGAAAGCTGTCACAAATTAAAGGAAACTAGGAGGCATAACAGCTAAATGCAACATGCTATCCCAGATTGGATCTTGGACCAGAAAAGAGACATTAGATGGACAATTGGAGAAACGTGAATATTGTCTCTAGATTACATAACAGTATGGCATCATgttaattttctggtttttatcatTTTACTGTGGCTATgtgaaatgttaacatttggggaatCTGAGTGAAGGGGATAAGaaaattctttgtactattcttgcgacattttgtaagtctgaaattatttcaaaattaagcattaaaagataaaatgtttataatggtTCCCGTTGGGGTTGTGGTTGGAGCTGGCAAGCAGGGGGCAGCTAGCTTTGTAGAGACTAAACTGTGTGGTCTGGCAGAGAGCTAAGGCGTCAGCCACCAACAGGAGGCAGCAGTAACCTGAAAGAGCAAGGTCTAGATCAAGCCTAAACCCCGCACTAACCTATTAACCCGAACCCACACCTTTGGCCACACCTATTTATACCCACATATGTTTCAGACCTCACCCTGCTTCCAACTGCTCTCCAAATAGAGAACAAACTCCTTAATGTGGCTTTGGACAAGGTACTTAACCTCTTCATTctccatctacaaaatggggccATAATAGCAGGTAGGTCATAGGGCCGTTGTGAGGGTTACATGACATAACATGAAAAGCACTtagcatggtgtctggcacagagaaagCTCTTGATGAATGTTAGCTGCTCTAACAATCATACTCCtttccatcatcatcattattatgatTCTGCTTGCAAAGCCTTACAAACAGCCTCACTAGAGTCTAGTTCCATGGGAGTGGGCACTCTGTCCAGCGTGGTGACCTCAGTAACTCCAGCTTTACATGGTCCCTCCACAGAGCAGACACTCAATAAGGCATGCTACTCaaatagaagaaagaaacatCTGGCACAGCTTCCCTCTGGAATTATTTTGAACAGAAATACAGCTGTTGTCACAGAGACCCAAGAGACCAGTAACTTaaataagagagaagtttattctTCTCTCACATAGTCATCTGAGTGTGAGCAGCCCATAACTGTAAGATGCTTCCAGGAACAGGACTCTTGGGGCAGGGCCGTTCCCAGAAGGCTCATGACCTCATTCACATTCCTGCCCACAGGAAGCAGgaaagggcaggaggaaggacACACTCTTTAAGGGCACAGCCAACAGGATATACACTCACTTCTGTTTCCATCTCACTGGCCAGAACTTAGACATGGGCAACATCCagttgcaagggaggctgggaaatgtagtctttattctgGGCAGCCATATGCCTTGCTAGCTTTTGGTGGTTCTATTACTGTAGATGAAGAGGATGATGCTATTCGGAAGCCACCAGCAGTACTTCCAATCTCACCAGCTTCATCTCTCCCACTCTAGACGCCAGCCCCACTCCACTTCTCCCAGGCCTTTGCAcccactgttccctctgcctggtgcCCTAGCCTGGCCTCAACCCCACACCTTTTAGAAAATCCTGTTTCACCTTTCAGACCCCTGAAGAGACATCACTTCCTCTTGGAAGACTTCTAGCACCCACATCACCACCCAGTAGGGATTAGGTCCTCCTCCCTCCATGCAAGTCTTTCACTGTCCCTGAACTTGTCCTACAGTGGCACTTGTCACACTGTACCTAAACTGTTTATTAGTCTGTCTCTCCTACTACAATGTACACTCCAAGAGGGCAGAGAATATGCTTGTCTGTGTCCCTTGCACATTACAGTGCTTTAAATTTCTGCTGAATTATTAAGCATATATACTTTTGAGAATCTGTATTTGAATTTCCAAGCTACTGTTGCTTTGCCCAGTGGAAGAATATTCTTGGCATGAACATAACCACCCTGGACCCAGGCAGGTAGTAGAGAAGATACCAGTGAAATCAGACCCACTgcttaagaaaggaaggaatccaGATGCTGTGGGCCCCACAGGACCCTGGGAATGTTTGTCCGGCTCCCAACTCCTGTTTACATCTGGCTGAGCTGGAGGACAACAGAGCCCCATCACCAATGCCTCCCTCCGTGAAATCAGCCAGACTGGGGGCCGTCTCTAGATCAGGACAGCACAGGCTCGCTTCCTGGGCAAGGAGCATTCGGGTGGCAACATCAGGACTCTGCTGGTTAAGTCACAGCACAGATGGCTTATGAACATGAGAAGCCTGTTTAATGTTAAAAgcctttgattgttttttttccagattaatTCCTTCGGTGCCCTGCAAGCTGTACACAAAACTATATGAGCCAAGGAGAAAGGGCATTTCAACCAAAACTCTAAATTTCCTTGCTTGATACCATTTCCATGAGTCCCAAATCAGTGTCTCAAATACATGTTTGTGGATTcaatgtttgttttggtttgcttgAGGTAGGAGAGTGAAGGATATATCAATAGTTCTAGGCTGTTTGCTGTCCAAGTTTCAacaaaggggaagagagaaaaatattaagctcagatggaagaataaaaacttaCCAATTAGTGAGTGTCTTAAAAGTTTCACTGGAGGGTCCTTCATTCACTCCTCCCAGCCGTCTACCTTTAATCACTACTTTGGAagcaagatagagaaggaaattgGAAGCCTGGTCATCCCTTGGTCTGGGGCATCTCTCTGAACAGAGTAGGGATGGTGGCCAAAGGAAAGTCCTGGAAGAACACAGCTAGCAACATCCTCCAGTCAAAATTTTGGATTGTGGATTCAACACTGTTTTCTGTTTGTAGCTTTAGCTTTGGGGATAGGAAAAATGTGCTTCTGCTCTGTCTCCTCCTTCGTGCAATTatgtattcaaaaaaaaaaaagttaccgaTTGCTAAGGATGCTGTATTGAAGGAAACCTAATCTtaaacctaatcctaactctCATTCTACTACCGGGCTTAGAACCCCTGCTCACCGTCCTTTCCTCCCTGAGGGCCGTTTCCCTCACTCCCAAATCAGAGTTTTGAACATGAGTTTGTCAATGGAgggcttgctttttttcttgtgaggAAGAGTTCTTTCAGTATTAGACATCGAGCCCTCTAAACGTTGGGCTGCAGCAGAAGTTTCATCTCCTTTAATTTTCTTGCCGATGATAGAAGGTCAATAACAAAACAGGGATCAGAATGGTCCCCAGCTGGTAAATGACAATGTCTTCGCATCAGACACCTCCCACCCGGGAAAAGAAGCCAAAGATATAACGTTTTCTTTGAATACTCAAGGAAAGTTAAGGAAAACCCAGGAACCCTTTCTCGAGGAAGTTAATAAGCCCATACATCATTCTGGGTCCTTGGCCCATACTAGTCTGTGATGTCACCAGCCCATAACACCACCCTTAATCAAAATCTCCCTACCTTTTTACTGGTTGTTCAACAGGCCAGAGCGATTTGTGTGTACTCCCTGGATAACCAAATCTGTGCTCCACAGCCGTCTCCTGTCGGTGAACACAGAGCTATGACATGAAACAGTAACAGTTGTCACACACAGGCAATGTCTTTATCCTTATTTTTAAGTACATAATGCTGTGGAAGATGACAggtttggcaatttttttttcaacctgCTCAGAACATCACCGGATATTTTCATAATGACTTGAGGACTCAATCTCTAAAAAACCAACATCCACGTGTGACTAAGTTTTCAATGTGCATCTTTATTAGCAATGGGGTCACTGAAGTCCCCCACTCACACTTCTGATTAAGAAAACATGTAAATAAGTCCTCCTAAATCATTCCTTGTCAGCTGATTCTAaatggcaccaaaacagaaataattgCTTTCCTCTTGCACCCAGATAGGACGTTTCCATGCAAACTGTTCATTTGATTCAAAATAGGGATGATACATGATGATGATTCAAATAGGAAATTAGATCCTAATTGGGTCTCTGGATAAACAACttgaagttttctttaaaaaaagaaagaaagaatagaaagcctgaaaaagccaaaaacaaagaTCCCTCCATAATTACCCACATGTAAAGAAGGAGTTGTGTGATGTTTTCCTCTTCGTGGCAAATCATTAGGTCTATTCTAGGTTTTCAACTTAGAAGGTAGTTATGTCGGTCTGAAATGAGAACAACTACAAACTCTTTAACTGGGAAAAAGAGTTGCATGGTAAGATCTTGGGCTCTGGGCTGAGACTGCTGGCTCTCCCggttactggctgtgtgaccatgggcaggTTACTGTATCTCTGAGCCTTGTCTGTGAATGGGGCTAAGAGAAGTGGCTACCTTAGAGGCTCACTGGGTGGATGACATATATGCATAGCACAGTGGCCAGAACAGTACACCCAGTGGAGGTCAGCAAATTATTATCATCCTCTGAAGGTCGAAGGCAGGAGGATCTTTCCTACCCATTCACTGTCAGTATAAAGTTGCTTTTGAAAAGTGAGCCAACCAACCACCAGTTTGGCAAATCTAAAAGGGCTGGTACCTCTCCTGGAGGAAGAAGGCATTGCCTGCACCAGCTGGCTGATAGGTGCACTCAGGCCCTAAGCTGTTAGGTTAGGTACCACCTGGGAGGTGCACTCAAGCCCAAGGGGGGTGTTTTCCCCCTCTTTGCTCAGCTCTGATATGTTAAAGTGCTGTCTGTCCCTAAAATGGCTTcctttaaaatacatgtatacacacaagcatatacatgtatgtatctatatagataaatggatataATATATAGATAACCATCTATGGCCACGATCTTGATTTTCCTCACACTCTGAGGCTTCAGCCTTAGCAATGAGAGCTGGTGTGGCCAACTGTCCTGAGCTCTTGCCCCATAAGTGCTCCTCCAGGCTACGGCCGGTTGAGGGTGTGCCACAATGTGTCGTGTTTAGGCTGTGGTGTCTTTGCTCTCTACCATTTATTGGAGCTGTAAACAATGTTGGCTGGCAAATATTGTGGAAACGAAGGTATTTAACCTGCCACAAAGAAACAAAGGATGAGTAACATGTTGGATATTAAAATGTAAGTTACCACACTGGGCAGCTCTCATCAGAGTGGTTAGGGAATCATCACTAGGCCATTAGGAACTCCTGGAAGTCCTTAGATATTAGCATCAGGCATCCTGACATCACGGCAGCCCAGATAACGGATCCACAGCTGACTCTCAGCTCTACACTGAGCAATGAAAGCCAAAAGTCTGAAGTTATTTCTGAAGAGCAACTGCCAATGGCAATGCCAGGACCACGTCCCCCC
Coding sequences:
- the LOC133093659 gene encoding glycine cleavage system H protein, mitochondrial-like, which produces MALRVARSVRAAICSLRAISAPNAPCPPRPWGLRAGAVRALHTGPALLSGRKFTDKHEWVTTENGVGTVGISNFAQEALGDVVYCSLPEVGTKLNKQEEFGALESVKAASELYSPLSGEVTEINEALAENPGLVNKSCYEDGWLIKMTLSNPSELDELMSEEAYEKYIKSIEE